The DNA region TCAATAGCTTCCTGGTCGTCATTGCCGCCCCACATCCAGCCGCCCGCAGCCCATGCCCCAAAGGTTATTGCCGATACGCTTAGTTTACTTTCGCCTAATCTTCTGTATTCCATTTTTTAAAAGTAGATTGATGTATGCACCAAATATATTTATTTAAACATGATTTGAAAGGGGAGACATCCATAGATGTAAGAATAAACCTGGCTAAAACCTGCACATCTGAAATTTGCACATCTGCATATTTAAAAAATCACCACATTTGTAAATAGCACAACCACCTATATAAAATATGTATTTTTTATATCCTGCTTTTTTATTCGCGTTGCTAAGCCTGGCTATCCCGATTGTGATCCATCTGTTCAATTTTCGCAGATACAAGAAGGTTTATTTTAGCAATGTCCAGTTTTTAAAAGAAGTGCAGGAGCAGCAGGCATCGCGTCGTAATTTAAAAGAACGATTGATATTGGCTTCGCGCCTGCTTACTTTGTTATTTCTGATAGTGGCATTTGCCCGCCCGTTTATTCCAGGCGCTCAAAATGCTAATGCGGGTAAACGGCAGGTGGTCAGTGTTTTTGTGGATAATTCCTACTCCATGGAAACCCTTAACCGCGAGGGCTCATTACTTGATGAAGCTAAACGCCGCGCTAAGGAAATTGCTTCGGCTTATAATATAAACGACCGTTTTCAACTACTCACACAGGATTTTGAGGGTAAACATCAACGATTGCTTAGTCGCGATGAGTTTAATGACGCTATAGACGCAGTTAAGATAAGTCCGCAAAGCAGGAACCTGCAGCAGGTGATCAACAGGCAGGAAAACTTGCTGGGAAATCAAGCAGGGACCATTAAGTCGGTATTCATTATTTCAGATTTTCAAAAAAATAAAAATGATAAACCGATTAAGGCTGATAGCAATATTTCCATTAACCTTGTTCAGCTCAAGGCCGGAAACCTGCCCAATGTGGCGGTTGATTCGGTTTGGCTGCTTAGCGCTGTGCACCGCCCGGGCGAAAGTGAAAAACTGGTTGTACGCCTGCACAATTATGCAGCAGAAAAGGCTGAGAAAATTCCGCTCAAAGTCCTGATCAATGGCGAACAAAAGGCGCTTGCCAGTGTCAGCATCAATGCCCGTGAAATCCAAAGCGATACCTTATCATTTTCGGGTTTAAAAGCCGGATGGCAGCGAGGCGAGGTTCAGCTACAGGATAACCCGGTTACATTTGATAACCAGTTTTACTTCAGCTTTAATGTAAAACAGCAAATGCCCGTTTTACTAATTGACGGAGGTACGCCTAATCTTTACTTAAAAGCTGTTTTTGCGTCTGATGCTTTTTTTGGCGCAACCCGGGTAGCCGATGGCAATGTTGATTACGCAGCACTTAATACCTATCCCATAATTATTATCAGTGATGTTAAAACTATAGCTACCGGCCTGGCACAACAGCTGAAAACTTATGTGGCAAAAGGAGGGACACTGGTTGTATTCCCGTCGGCCGAGGCTGATTTAACAAATTATAAAACCTTTTTATCGTCCTTAAACACAGGTTATCCCGAAAAACTGATAACCCAGGACGTAAAAGTAGCTTCGATCAACAGGCAGAGTCAGGTATTTAAGAATGTATTTGAAAACTTTCCGCAAAACCCCGATCTGCCCTTGGTGAAAAAACATTACCAACTAAGCAAGAGCGGTGCTAAACAGGAAAGTCTCATGAGCCTTGCTACCGGCGAACCTTTTTGGGAAGGTTATAACAGCGGAAAGGGAAATGTATATATATGTGCTGTACCACTCAATGAAGAATTTAGCAATTTGTCCAGGCATGCACTGTTTGTGCCGGTACTTTTTAGAATGGCCTTGTTAAGCGGACATGACCAACTGTTGTTTTATACCCTTGGTGCTGACGAAAGCTTTGAAATGCAACCGGTGCAAACTACCGAAAAGCAGCTGCTTAAACTTAGCAAAGGCGATCAAAATATCATCCCCGATGTAAAACAGCAGGAGGGGACTACGTTGTTATATGTTTCCGATCAGTTACGTGAACCCGGAATTTATTCGTTGAAGAAACAGGACAGCACATTAGCTGCGCTTGCTTTTAATGATAACCGGGCCGAATCAGACATGAGTTATTTTACAGCAACCGATCTTGAAAAATTATTGCCAAATGCAAAACCCTTATTAACAGCAGGAAACAGTTCATTAAAAAGCGTTGTTGCCGAATCAAATTTTGGCACACAATTATGGAAACTTTGTATAATTTTGGCGTTGATCTTCCTGCTTGCAGAAATATTGTTAATCAGATTTTATAAACCTGATCAACAGGCCGTTATTCAGGCGGGATAGATCGACACAAATCCACACATAAAGCAGTGCTAATGAATTTGCTTATCAAATCAGCCACTATTCTTGATCCCGGATCATCCTTTCATCAACAAGTTGCCGATATTTTAATTGAAAATGGCGTTATTACCCGCATAGCCGACGATATTGATGCCGATGCCGAACTGTTTGATGCAGAAGGTAAATATGTTTCGCCCGGCTTTTTCGATCTTAACTGCAACATAGGCGAATTGGGTATGGAAACTAAAGAAGACCTTCGGTCTGGTACCATCGCTGCCGCCGCCGGTGGTTTTACCGGCATAGCGCTGATGCCTAACAGCCAGCCGCCTGTACACTCCAAATCAGAGGTGGAGTACTTGCTTAACCGGTCGAAAAGTAACTTGGTTGATGTTTATCCTTTAGGTACCATATCGCAAAAACGCGAAGGAAAAGACCTTGCCGAAATGTACGATATGTATCAAAGCGGCGCTAAAGCTTTTACAGACGGCAACCGGCCCGTACAGGATGCCGGTTTAATGGAAAGGGCCTTACTGTATGCACAGGGCTTTGATGCTTTGGTTTTCTCTTACCCGGAAGATACAGCAATAGCTGGTAAAGCAAAAGTTAATGAGGGCGAGATCAGTACGCTACTGGGTATGAAGGGAATTCCATCTCTCGCCGAAGAACTGATGGTTGCGCGCGATCTTTATCTTGCGGAGTACACTGTATCACGCATCCATTTTACAACCATATCAACGGCCCGTTCGGTCGAGCTGATCCGTGAAGCTAAACGCAAAGGTATTGAAGTTACCTGCGATGTTGCCGCACACCATTTGGTGCTAACCGATGAAGCCCTTTTAGGCTTCGACAGCTTATATAAAGTTAAACCACCACTGCGCACAGCCGACGATGTTGCCGCGTTGGTAAAAGGTTTAAAAGATGGCACGATCGATGCCATAGTATCACAGCATACCCCGCACGAAATTGAATTTAAAGATGTGGAGTTTGAGGTTGCCGAATATGGCATGGTGGGCTTGCAAACGGCCTTTGCGCTGGCTTTAAAGGCGGGCTTACCGGTTGAACTGATAATTGAAAAACTGGCCATCAATCCACGTGAAATATTAGGCGTGGAATTGCCGGTTATTGCTGAGGGAGAAAATGCTAACCTCGTAATTTTCGATACAGATACTGAATGGGAATATACCGCAGCTAATAATAAATCTAAATCTGCAAACTCGCCTTATATCGGGCAGCGTTTAAAAGGTAAAGTACTGTTAACTTACAACAATCAACAAATCTTTAAATAACATACCTATGATCGATCCAAAAATAGAAACCGCCTTTATAGCAGCGCTTGAGGCCTTCTCCAAATACAATAGTTTTGATGCAACCGAGTTAACCGACGAGTTTGCTGATGTATTTGCATCCGACGAAGATTTTTTATCTAAAGTAGATGAACTTGACGCGGTTTTTGATGAGAACCCGGAAGTTGAAGAACTTCGTGAAATCTTCTTCGACCTATTGATGATCAACTTCTTTAGTGCCGATGTTAAAAAGCTGGAAGAAGATTATCTTGATACACCGGAGTGGGAAAGTATCGAAGAAGAAACCCTTGACCGTGGTACCGAGCTCCTAAATCTTTTACTTTACCTTAACGAGTGCGAAGACGAAGATATTGAACCAGAGCTTGAAGACTACCTAAAGGAGTTTTTACTGGTTGATGAGGATGAGTTTCAGGACGAGTATCGCATTTACGAGCCTGTTATAGCCAATCAAATACTGATTGAAAGCCCGGTGTCCGAAATCAACAAGGTGGCAACGACGCTCCCCGAAGATTCAGAGCTTAAAGAGCTGTTTTACCCGATGATGTGCTTTTTCCAGAACATCGATCCATCTAATGAAGAGAAAAAAGAGATTGCCGATAATGCCATCAACAAAGAATTTGATATGGCAGTTTTAGAAATCCTGGTAAATTTTCAATAACCCAAATTGCATTTAGTAAGTAAACAAAAGTCGCCAAATGAGTGAAGAGACAGATAAAAAGATAAAGAAACAAGGATTGATCAAAGGAGTATTCTTAGGGCTGGTAATTTCAGCTATAAGCATTATTTACTTTTACTTTATGATTTCGTTAGCTAAATCGGCAGTGGTAATTACTTTTGGCTCAATAGTGTTTTCATACCTGCTCCCTTTGAGTGCCGCAGCTTTATTTTCACTGAGCCTGCGAACCAAAATAGGAGGCTTATGGACCATGCGGCAGGCTGGCACCGGGATTTTTATTATGTTCTTTATATCGTATCTAATGGTTTTTGTTATTAAAGATCAGCTGTTTGCGAAAGTGATTGAGCCCAACATGGTTCAAAAAACGGAGGCGGCCATGGTTAACGCGCTTAACAAACTGAAGGAAGAAACCACAAAGCCGGAGGAAAAGAAAGAAGCTGACGCAAAAATAGTGGAAATGAAAAAAGCTTTTGATGCCGAAGGGACGGTTACCATCGGTCAGCAAATTCAGTCGTTAGGGATAAGCATTATATTTTTGTTTGTTTTATCGATAATTTTTGCAGCTTTCTTTAAGCGGGAACCAGCGGGAGCTGTTTCCTGAATAGAAGATTAACCGCATAAAAAAACAGGTCTTTCAAATTTTGGAGGCCTGTTTTTTTATAGCAAGTATGCAGAGTAACAACCAGGTTAAACGCATCTAAACAGGGTTAACATGGGTTAACACATTTTAAATATATAGATTTAAGTGTCTTATAATCAGCATGCTGTGTTTTTACCGGGTTAACACTACTGATATTTTTCAGCAATTAAGCACATCCGAATGTTTGCACCTGTTATTTGCAAATACAGGGGCAGGGGTGTTTAACCTTTATCAGATCGATCCATAGAACAACTATCATTTGGTGCTAATAGCTCACCTACATTATAACCTTTTTCCGTAGTTATATTAATAAAAGGTATCGACGCTGATATTCAAAATGCGTTTGCCTGTGTAAAAAAATAAACATATACATGATATAAGATAATTAGTTAATTTTAACCAAACACTAAATAACCTATATCATGGAAGTAAAAAAAGCGAGCCCGTCGCAACCAGCCCTGAAATGGGCGTTAATAAACCTGGTAACTTCAATAGTTATAACTTACGCATTTCAGTTTCTGGATCTTGACCCCAACTCATCCCTTAAATACCTGAGCTTTTTGCCCTTTATCGCTTTTTTGCTGTTAACGCAAAAAGAATACAAAGATCAACTGGGCGGATATATTACTTATGGGGAAGGCTTTTTATCCGGTTTTTTATATGCGATTTTTACAGGAGTTTTCGTTGCGGTATTCACTTATGTGTATTATGCGATATTAAGTCCGGAAATGGTTAATAAAGCCCTAACTGCCTCTCGAGCGCAAATGGAAGCAAAAGGAAACCTGTCGCAAGACCAAATAGACAACGCCTTAAGTATGGTGAGTAAATATTTTGCGGTTATCGCCACAGTAAGTGTAATGTTTATATACGCTATTTTCGGCGCTATAGTGAGCCTGATCTCGGCAGCGGTATTCAAAAATGAAAGATCACCCTTTGACACCGCTTCCGATAATTACGAAGGCCCGAAACCAACTGATCCGGCGGTATAAAAACAAGCTGAAAGCTGAATGCTCAAAGCTTAAAGCTAATTCTAATTTGTACAGCTATTCAATTGATTGATAAATTCATATAATACAAGAAAGCCTTTCAGTGGTTGAAAGGCCTTCTTATTTCATATGCTTGGGAGGCAACTAATCTCTAACCTCCCATCACTAATCTCTAAATCACTTCTTCATTACCAGCTTCACGATATCGTTACCAAAAACAAATACCATCAGGGTAACTAAAATTACAAAGCCTACAATCTGGGCGCGTTCAAGGAACTTATCGCTCAATGGTTTGCCTTTAATCATTTCAATGATCAGGAATACCGCGTGGCCGCCGTCAAGCGCCGGGATAGGCAACAGGTTCATCAACGCCAATACCATTGAAAGGAAGCCTACCAATGTCCAAAAGTGAACCCAATCAACAGTACCGCCAAACAGGTTCGCTATGGCAACCGGTCCGCTTACCGCTTTGCCCGGGTTAACATCGCCCCTGAATATTTTACCAATACCTTTTGCGTTGTCCCTGAAAGTTCCCCAGGCTCTTTGCGCTCCAATCGGGAAGGCTTCAAAAAAGCCATACTTTATTGTTTTGATATCCGGGAAATCAGTTTTTGCACGGTAAAAGCCCAGTTTGCCCTCGGGTGTAACCTGGACCTTCAAAGTAACCAGTTCATGATTACGTCTTATACCAAGTTCAACCTGTTTACCTTTATTGGCTGACAGCTGGGCCTGTAATTCGTCCCAAAATACAATCGGATGGTTGTTGGCCATTACAATGCTGTCGCCCTTTTTTAAACCTGCTTTCACAGCATTGCTTCCCGGGTCCAATGAATCTACCATAAATTTGGCACGTGGCAGGCGGCTGATAAAACCTTCTATATCGTGGTCGTTCAGATCGTTCAGGATAGTGCGGGGGATGCTGATCTGCAAAGTTTGAGTGCCGCGTAATACGGTGAATACAGTGTTATCCAATAGCACCTGCGGGCTTGTAAGGTCATCAAAGCGCTCAAAGGGCTTACCATTGATGGCAACTACCTTATCGCCAATTTGAAGCCCTATCTTTTTACCAACTTCGCCTGGTACAATACCATATTTGGCAGCCGAATTAGGGATATAGCTATCACCAAAACGCATCGTTAACACCCAGAATATTAAAATACCCAATATGATATTCACTGTAACCCCACCAAGCATCACAATAAGACGTTGCCAGGCTGGTTTTGAACGAAATTCCCATGGTTGCGGCGGACCAGCCATTTGCTCGGTATCCATCGACTCATCAATCATACCGGCTATTTTAACGTAGCCACCAAGCGGTAACCAGCCAATGCCATATTCAACACCTTTATATGTAAATTTAAACAGGCTCACGTTCCAGGCATCAAAAAACAGGTAGAATTTTTCTACCTTAATGCCAAAGGCGCGCGCTGCCAGGAAATGCCCCAGTTCATGCAGAATTATTAAAATTGAAAGGCCCAGTATAAGCTGGCCCACCATGATCACTATACTCATTATCTATATTTATGTAATATTAAAATTGTAATGCCTTTGAGGGCAATTGCTGTATATAATTTTGCGCAAAGATGCGTGTTTCTTTGTCAGTATTCAAATAGTCGGTTAGGGTAGGATTTGCAATGAAATTTATTTTCTGCATGCACTCCTCAATGATGTTGCTCATGGTTAAAAAGCCAATTTTTCGATCGAGGAACCCTGCAACTGCTATTTCATTTGCCGCGTTAATAATGCAGGGCATATTACCTCCCTGTTTTAAAGCACCGTACGCCAGGTTTAGATTACGGAAAGTTTTCAGGTCCGGTTTTTCAAAAGTGAGGTTAGCGTAGTCGGTAAAGCTGAAGCGCTTGAAATCGGTTTGTACCCGTTCAGGATAGGTAAGGGCATACTGTATCGGCAGTTTCATATCCGGCAAGCCTAATTGCGCCTTAATTGATCCATCTCTGAACTGCACCAGCGAATGGATAATAGATTGAGGGTGAACTACCACTTCAATCTGATCTGCCTCAACATCAAACAGCCATTTGGCTTCAATAACCTCAAGCCCCTTGTTCATTAATGATGCCGAGTCGATCGTGATTTTGGCACCCATTACCCAGTTGGGATGTTTGAGCGCGTCTTCGCGTGTAACGTTGGCTA from Mucilaginibacter sp. SJ includes:
- a CDS encoding vWA domain-containing protein translates to MYFLYPAFLFALLSLAIPIVIHLFNFRRYKKVYFSNVQFLKEVQEQQASRRNLKERLILASRLLTLLFLIVAFARPFIPGAQNANAGKRQVVSVFVDNSYSMETLNREGSLLDEAKRRAKEIASAYNINDRFQLLTQDFEGKHQRLLSRDEFNDAIDAVKISPQSRNLQQVINRQENLLGNQAGTIKSVFIISDFQKNKNDKPIKADSNISINLVQLKAGNLPNVAVDSVWLLSAVHRPGESEKLVVRLHNYAAEKAEKIPLKVLINGEQKALASVSINAREIQSDTLSFSGLKAGWQRGEVQLQDNPVTFDNQFYFSFNVKQQMPVLLIDGGTPNLYLKAVFASDAFFGATRVADGNVDYAALNTYPIIIISDVKTIATGLAQQLKTYVAKGGTLVVFPSAEADLTNYKTFLSSLNTGYPEKLITQDVKVASINRQSQVFKNVFENFPQNPDLPLVKKHYQLSKSGAKQESLMSLATGEPFWEGYNSGKGNVYICAVPLNEEFSNLSRHALFVPVLFRMALLSGHDQLLFYTLGADESFEMQPVQTTEKQLLKLSKGDQNIIPDVKQQEGTTLLYVSDQLREPGIYSLKKQDSTLAALAFNDNRAESDMSYFTATDLEKLLPNAKPLLTAGNSSLKSVVAESNFGTQLWKLCIILALIFLLAEILLIRFYKPDQQAVIQAG
- a CDS encoding dihydroorotase; amino-acid sequence: MNLLIKSATILDPGSSFHQQVADILIENGVITRIADDIDADAELFDAEGKYVSPGFFDLNCNIGELGMETKEDLRSGTIAAAAGGFTGIALMPNSQPPVHSKSEVEYLLNRSKSNLVDVYPLGTISQKREGKDLAEMYDMYQSGAKAFTDGNRPVQDAGLMERALLYAQGFDALVFSYPEDTAIAGKAKVNEGEISTLLGMKGIPSLAEELMVARDLYLAEYTVSRIHFTTISTARSVELIREAKRKGIEVTCDVAAHHLVLTDEALLGFDSLYKVKPPLRTADDVAALVKGLKDGTIDAIVSQHTPHEIEFKDVEFEVAEYGMVGLQTAFALALKAGLPVELIIEKLAINPREILGVELPVIAEGENANLVIFDTDTEWEYTAANNKSKSANSPYIGQRLKGKVLLTYNNQQIFK
- a CDS encoding DUF4199 domain-containing protein encodes the protein MSEETDKKIKKQGLIKGVFLGLVISAISIIYFYFMISLAKSAVVITFGSIVFSYLLPLSAAALFSLSLRTKIGGLWTMRQAGTGIFIMFFISYLMVFVIKDQLFAKVIEPNMVQKTEAAMVNALNKLKEETTKPEEKKEADAKIVEMKKAFDAEGTVTIGQQIQSLGISIIFLFVLSIIFAAFFKREPAGAVS
- a CDS encoding DUF4199 domain-containing protein, encoding MEVKKASPSQPALKWALINLVTSIVITYAFQFLDLDPNSSLKYLSFLPFIAFLLLTQKEYKDQLGGYITYGEGFLSGFLYAIFTGVFVAVFTYVYYAILSPEMVNKALTASRAQMEAKGNLSQDQIDNALSMVSKYFAVIATVSVMFIYAIFGAIVSLISAAVFKNERSPFDTASDNYEGPKPTDPAV
- the rseP gene encoding RIP metalloprotease RseP, whose translation is MSIVIMVGQLILGLSILIILHELGHFLAARAFGIKVEKFYLFFDAWNVSLFKFTYKGVEYGIGWLPLGGYVKIAGMIDESMDTEQMAGPPQPWEFRSKPAWQRLIVMLGGVTVNIILGILIFWVLTMRFGDSYIPNSAAKYGIVPGEVGKKIGLQIGDKVVAINGKPFERFDDLTSPQVLLDNTVFTVLRGTQTLQISIPRTILNDLNDHDIEGFISRLPRAKFMVDSLDPGSNAVKAGLKKGDSIVMANNHPIVFWDELQAQLSANKGKQVELGIRRNHELVTLKVQVTPEGKLGFYRAKTDFPDIKTIKYGFFEAFPIGAQRAWGTFRDNAKGIGKIFRGDVNPGKAVSGPVAIANLFGGTVDWVHFWTLVGFLSMVLALMNLLPIPALDGGHAVFLIIEMIKGKPLSDKFLERAQIVGFVILVTLMVFVFGNDIVKLVMKK
- a CDS encoding 1-deoxy-D-xylulose-5-phosphate reductoisomerase; amino-acid sequence: MSNQIKNIAILGSTGSIGTQTLDVIRWNSNLFRAFLLTAHSNAELLISQAIEFVPEYVIICDQGKYQEVKNALAHLPIQVLAGHQAIIDTVTHPEIEVVLTAMVGFAGLEPTIAAIKADKDIALANKETLVVAGDIVTALAKQHDIKILPVDSEHSAIFQCLVGEDNNAVEKLIITASGGPFRGRSLDFLANVTREDALKHPNWVMGAKITIDSASLMNKGLEVIEAKWLFDVEADQIEVVVHPQSIIHSLVQFRDGSIKAQLGLPDMKLPIQYALTYPERVQTDFKRFSFTDYANLTFEKPDLKTFRNLNLAYGALKQGGNMPCIINAANEIAVAGFLDRKIGFLTMSNIIEECMQKINFIANPTLTDYLNTDKETRIFAQNYIQQLPSKALQF